The Trichoplusia ni isolate ovarian cell line Hi5 chromosome 10, tn1, whole genome shotgun sequence genome window below encodes:
- the LOC113498186 gene encoding LOW QUALITY PROTEIN: membrane-associated guanylate kinase, WW and PDZ domain-containing protein 1-like (The sequence of the model RefSeq protein was modified relative to this genomic sequence to represent the inferred CDS: inserted 1 base in 1 codon): SELEFVSADKLSSDNAGNGQSNGTTPTGDLRGERFTLTLTKGTQGLGFTLIGAEGIPXTEGYLQIRSIVPHSPAWIDGALRPGDVVVGVGNRGVRGLSHAHVAQVFQSIAPGTDVTLHLVRGYPLSFDSEDPNTRVLSTLAVDATTPPTSDAVAMQQLTRALRTRFNLDSPNLEGNQGGRDKTDGGPMPPHSPGQRRLMSRSFDLDELTINDDNQELPRCPSLDHVLSLANEPGPRASSPGRGAGRELLLSLRRGAAGFGFTIADSVHGQKVKKVLDRSRCAGLREGDLLLQIGETPVRHAPHQHVVQVLKDCPALQETTLRVWRRSPAPARAPRSRSATRLQPQPVATNNNIRSKTPTAEQLRSPNLHTQDSLRDRLNGMNSEATYAVPEHKNRERESLIDRRRRSSTPGGRLTLPVVTPWTEPQPDNQWQERETWLDNSNIRNWAENAQKWDENGQKWDENTQKWEQNGQKWDENNQKWEQNGQKWDENTQKWEQNGQKWEENGQKWEENGQKWVENGQKWDESANGNRWGNNERWGNGNWGEVPTPTVHVDMNAAYWRGNASVADSSDNGGFPEDGMLHSPTTAAIGGLNAHRQSPSTSRMGGPHSPSNSTGRLRSHSPSNTSATDHLLANSPSTRLQSQSPSNNSSNSRIKSSPLRLRETSPSRHMHSPVSRQSPSCYENESLAQPNQLYVANYPQVEAGGAGTDPAADVLVRLARAAAGFGFRIVGGTEDGSRVAVGYVVPGGPADGLLRPGDLLTSVDGIPLAGATHTRAVSYVCQAASRGHVTLGVRHNRADIQPLGLPAMVAPHAHQPLLTAEPAMHGSMPPVSYNILHPAPMYPPAAHVPMYGVQYDTATGGWASVPYDVTVTRNEGEGFGFVVISSANKAISTIGQLIPNSPAARCGLLHVGDTIVAINHAAIRNLPHPEVVALIKRSGTAVTLTVLPPERHDALERHD; the protein is encoded by the exons AGTGAATTAGAATTTGTTTCAGCGGACAAGCTGTCTTCAGACAATGCTGGCAATGGTCAGTCTAACGGGACCACGCCTACTGGGGACCTGCGCGGTGAGAGATTCACTCTCACTCTCACTAAAGGCACTCAG GGTTTGGGATTCACACTTATCGGCGCTGAAGGTATAC GAACAGAAGGCTACCTTCAAATTCGCAGCATTGTACCACATAGTCCCGCTTGGATCGATG GCGCCCTCCGTCCGGGCGACGTGGTGGTGGGCGTGGGCAACCGCGGCGTGCGCGGCCTGTCGCACGCGCACGTCGCGCAGGTGTTCCAGTCCATCGCGCCCGGGACTGACGTCACGCTGCATCTCGTTAGAG GCTACCCTCTCTCATTCGACTCTGAGGACCCAAACACTCGGGTACTGAGCACGTTAGCTGTGGACGCGACCACCCCGCCCACATCAGATGCTGTTGCCATGCAACAACTAACAAGAGCTTTGCGGACCAG GTTTAACCTGGACTCACCGAATTTGGAGGGTAACCAGGGAGGCCGGGACAAGACCGACGGCGGACCCATGCCGCCGCACAGCCCGGGGCAGCGGAGACTGATGTCCAGGTCCTTCGATCTTGACGAGCTGACCATCAATGATGATAATCAGGAGCTTCCACGATGCCCGTCTCTGGATCATGTGCTGTCCTTGGCTAATG AGCCGGGGCCCCGCGCCAGCAGCccggggcgcggcgcggggcgcgagCTGCTGCTGTCgctgcggcgcggcgcggccggctTCGGGTTCACCATCGCCGACAGCGTGCACGGCCAGAAGGTCAAGAAG GTGTTAGACCGCAGCCGCTGTGCAGGTCTTCGGGAAGGAGACTTACTGTTACAGATCGGAGAGACTCCAGTCAGACATGCACCTCACCAACATGTCGTACAA GTGCTGAAGGACTGCCCGGCGCTGCAGGAGACGACGCTCCGCGTGTGGCGCCGcagccccgcgcccgcgcgcgcgccgcgcagCCGCTCCGCCACGCGCCTGCAGCCGCAACCCG TGGCAACAAATAACAACATAAGAAGTAAAACACCGACAGCTGAGCAACTAAGATCACCAAACCTGCACACACAAGACTCTTTGAGAGATAGACTGAATGGCATGAATTCTG AAGCGACATACGCAGTCCCGGAACACAAGAACCGAGAACGCGAAAGCCTCATAGACCGCCGCCGTCGCAGCAGCACTCCCGGCGGCCGCCTCACGCTGCCCGTCGTCACGCCCTGGACCGAGCCGCAGCCCGACAACCAGTGGCAGGAGCGCGAGACCTGGCTCGACAACTCCAACATACGGAACTGGGCAGAGAACGCACAGAAATGGGACGAAAACGGACAGAAGTGGGACGAGAACACGCAAAAGTGGGAACAGAATGGACAAAAGTGGGACGAGAACAACCAAAAGTGGGAACAGAACGGACAAAAGTGGGACGAGAATACGCAAAAATGGGAACAGAACGGACAGAAATGGGAGGAGAATGGACAGAAGTGGGAGGAGAACGGACAGAAGTGGGTTGAAAATGGTCAGAAATGGGATGAGAGTGCAAATGGGAACCGGTGGGGGAATAACGAGAGGTGGGGTAATGGGAACTGGGGGGAAGTGCCCACGCCCACTGTACATGTTGATATGAATGCCGCCTACTGGAGGGGTAATGCCAGCGTGGCTGACAGCAGCGATAATGGAG GATTCCCTGAAGATGGCATGCTGCACTCGCCGACCACAGCAGCTATCGGTGGTCTGAACGCGCACAGACAGTCACCTTCTACGAGCAGGATGGGGGGACCACATTCACCATCAAATTCTACAG GTCGTCTCCGTAGTCACTCACCATCTAACACAAGCGCTACAGATCACCTGCTCGCCAACTCTCCGTCCACCCGCCTGCAGAGCCAGTCGCCCTCCAATAACTCTTCCAACAGCCGGATCAAGTCTTCCCCGCTAAG GTTACGAGAAACATCGCCATCAAGACACATGCACTCTCCAGTGTCGCGGCAGTCACCGTCGTGTTACGAGAACGAGTCTCTCGCGCAACCCAACCAACTGTACGTCGCTAATTATCCGCAG GtggaggcgggcggcgcgggcacGGACCCGGCGGCGGACGTGCTGGTGCGGctggcgcgcgccgccgccggctTCGGGTTCCGCATCGTGGGCGGCACCGAGGACGGCAGCCGCGTGGCCGTGGGCTACGTCGTGCCCG GTGGGCCAGCAGACGGCCTCCTCCGCCCAGGCGACCTGCTGACGTCAGTGGACGGCATCCCGCTCGCGGGCGCCACGCACACACGCGCCGTGTCCTACGTGTGTCAGGCCGCCTCTAGGGGACAT GTAACATTAGGTGTGAGACACAACCGCGCAGATATTCAGCCGCTAGGCTTGCCTGCGATGGTGGCGCCACACGCCCACCAGCCGTTACTAAC cGCGGAACCGGCCATGCATGGCAGCATGCCGCCAGTATCGTACAACATTCTCCACCCCGCGCCCATGTACCCACCAGCCGCGCATGTGCCCAT GTACGGTGTACAATATGACACAGCAACAGGCGGGTGGGCGTCAGTGCCGTATGACGTCACAGTCACCAGGAACGAAGGAGAAGGCTTCGGTTTTGTTGTCATCTCGTCCGCTAACAAAGCTATCAGTACTATAG GTCAACTAATCCCGAACTCTCCCGCTGCCCGCTGCGGCCTCCTGCACGTGGGCGACACTATCGTGGCCATCAACCACGCGGCCATCCGCAACCTGCCGCACCCCGAGGTGGTCGCGCTCATCAAGCGCTCCGGGACCGCCGTCACGCTCACCGTGCTGCCGCCCGAGCGACACGACGCGCTCGAGCGGCACGACTGA